The proteins below come from a single Vitis vinifera cultivar Pinot Noir 40024 chromosome 9, ASM3070453v1 genomic window:
- the LOC100257847 gene encoding uncharacterized protein LOC100257847, whose translation MHPAISPPSLFLLLYRLLYIYMFCNSIKHKGPIPLTAMDWFSWLSKTGLEPSLVYEYALAFSQNELEEEDISYFNHEFLQSMGISIAKHRLEILKLARKERGASPRAMSRLIIAIKRTKRCLAKYIRTWVHREESALVVVPRPGYGSRWRGAMLKRNKRMVMATQGRLMLTNGSPKVVSKRRIDSFSSPAVYNLPSEEKIDGNGDGDGDGVDDGYWSTVVEEIRWDTMFQDMKPT comes from the coding sequence ATGCACCCAGCAATTTCACCACCCTCTCTTTTCCTATTGCTTTACCGTctgctttatatatatatgttttgcaACTCCATCAAACACAAAGGCCCCATACCACTCACAGCCATGGACTGGTTCTCCTGGCTATCCAAAACCGGCCTAGAGCCTTCCCTTGTTTATGAGTATGCCCTTGCTTTTTCCCAAAACGAGCTTGAAGAAGAAGACATATCATACTTCAACCATGAGTTCCTCCAGAGCATGGGCATCTCCATAGCAAAGCATAGGCTGGAGATCCTCAAGCTTGCTAGGAAGGAGAGAGGAGCGAGCCCACGCGCCATGTCAAGGCTTATCATCGCGATCAAGAGGACAAAGAGGTGTCTTGCCAAGTATATTAGGACGTGGGTTCATCGCGAGGAGTCGGCTCTTGTCGTTGTGCCAAGGCCTGGTTATGGTTCAAGATGGAGGGGAGCCATGCTGAAACGGAACAAGAGGATGGTGATGGCGACGCAAGGGAGGTTGATGCTCACAAATGGAAGTCCTAAGGTTGTGTCCAAGCGACGTATAGATAGCTTTTCCAGTCCGGCGGTTTACAATCTGCCAAGCGAGGAAAAGATCGACGGCAACGGCGATGGGGATGGGGATGGGGTGGATGATGGATACTGGTCGACGGTAGTAGAAGAGATCAGGTGGGATACCATGTTTCAGGATATGAAGCCCACATAA
- the LOC100261172 gene encoding amino acid transporter AVT6E: protein MESNYSALRTNSFVELQIHNDKNEDGVSLVSQNPRSSEKPHVKLLPLDESNNVNDVDDDFDFDIDNYPLMDGGVRSNKGSGISGAVFNLTTSIIGAGIMALPATMKILGVVLGFVLIVLMGILSEISVELLLRFSVLNKASSYGEVVQCALGRSARILSEICIIVNNAGVLVVYLIIIGDVLSGSAHHVGVFDQWLGNGAWDQRKLVIFVILVIFLAPLCFLEKIDSLSLTSAASVALAVVFVFVACVVAFIKLVEGQIESPRMAPDFGSKAAILDLLVVIPIMTNAYVCHFNVQPIYNELEGPSPQKMNRVGRITTVLCIVVYALTAISGYLLFGKDTESDVLTNFDKNLGIRFSSALNYIVRVGYVLHLVLVFPVVHFSLRQTVDALMFEASAPLSESRKRSLALTVVLLMLIYFGSTMIPNIWTAFKFTGATTAVSLGFIFPALIALKLGGKGVGLSLGEKFFSWLMLILATIVSVVGVIGNIYSLKSKSE, encoded by the coding sequence ATGGAGAGTAATTATTCTGCTTTGCGGACCAACTCATTTGTAGAATTGCAAATACATAATGATAAGAATGAGGATGGTGTTTCTCTTGTGTCCCAAAACCCCAGATCTTCTGAGAAACCCCATGTAAAATTGCTGCCTCTTGATGAATCAAACAATGTAaatgatgttgatgatgattttgattttgatattgATAATTATCCGCTTATGGACGGCGGTGTGAGGAGCAATAAGGGATCTGGGATTAGTGGTGCAGTTTTTAATCTTACCACATCAATCATTGGGGCTGGTATCATGGCCCTGCCTGCCACAATGAAGATTCTTGGGGTGGTTTTAGGGTTTGTGTTGATAGTTTTGATGGGTATTTTGTCAGAGATTAGTGTTGAATTATTATTGCGGTTTTCGGTTCTTAATAAGGCATCTTCGTATGGGGAGGTTGTTCAATGTGCATTAGGGAGATCTGCAAGGATTTTGTCTGAAATTTGCATTATTGTAAACAATGCCGGTGTTCTGGTGGTTTACTTGATAATTATCGGAGATGTTTTATCAGGGTCTGCTCATCATGTTGGGGTTTTTGATCAATGGTTGGGGAATGGGGCATGGGATCAAAGGAAGCTTGTGATATTTGTTATTTTGGTCATTTTTCTTGCACCcctttgttttttagaaaagatTGATTCATTGAGCTTGACTTCTGCCGCTTCAGTTGCTCTTGCAGTTGTGTTTGTCTTTGTTGCTTGTGTTGTTGCATTTATTAAGCTTGTTGAAGGGCAAATTGAGTCTCCAAGGATGGCTCCTGATTTTGGGTCTAAGGCAGCAATTCTGGATTTGCTTGTGGTGATCCCAATTATGACAAATGCTTATGTTTGTCACTTTAATGTTCAGCCTATCTATAATGAGCTTGAAGGACCCTCTCCTCAGAAGATGAACCGGGTAGGTAGGATCACAACTGTTCTTTGCATTGTGGTTTATGCTTTGACAGCCATATCGGGTTATCTACTCTTTGGAAAGGACACTGAATCTGATGTGCTGACTAATTTTGATAAGAACCTGGGAATTCGCTTCAGCTCAGCCCTGAACTATATTGTTCGAGTTGGATATGTTTTACATCTGGTTCTTGTTTTCCCTGTTGTCCATTTCTCTTTAAGGCAGACAGTGGATGCCCTGATGTTTGAGGCATCAGCTCCACTCTCGGAGAGTAGGAAGAGATCTTTGGCCTTAACGGTTGTGTTGTTAATGCTTATTTATTTTGGATCTACTATGATTCCAAATATTTGGACTGCTTTCAAGTTTACAGGGGCAACAACTGCAGTGTCATTGGGTTTTATATTCCCAGCTCTGATTGCATTGAAGTTAGGTGGCAAAGGGGTGGGTTTAAGCCTTGGGGAGAAGTTCTTCTCCTGGTTGATGTTGATATTGGCTACAATAGTTTCTGTTGTTGGAGTGATTGGCAATATTTATAGCCTCAAAAGCAAATCCGAATGA